The window ttattgagacGATGCTAGATTGGATCAACTTAAGTCACTTTGTGATTTGAGTCATGGACTTCaatggatttaataactttgcagcttttgttaattatttctatttaattttatgataaaaatatatgtttgcaAAACTGAGCATCAACCCTAAAAAATACGTTTGTTTGAGATCGTGATAGTCTTGTAAGAAgtagacaaaaataaatcatgaattccaTTTCTCatccaatcaaatattaaagaaaagtgaaataaaaaaaaataaaaaatcaaaggaccaaaaactaaaaaaaaaattaatatcagaTTTCACGAGTAAAACCGCCAACCCCGTGAATGAGATAACACGGGTCAACACGTCAAACCCGCAAATTGGATAATGGACTCTATTGggattaataacttgttttttcccctaaactattgtttatttaactatacgataacaaaaataaacgatTGCAAAATCAAGtgtcaaattatataaaaacaaaataaaataaattatgaaaatcaattattaaccAGCCTAATATCAAaggatgaaataatttttttttaaaaaataaaagttaaatttgCCAAACCTATGAAGAGGCCTATGAACTTTATAGAatttaataacttgttttttttttcaaaactattttttaattataaaataataaaaaatagatgatcacACAATTAGgttcaatcataaaaaataatatcctaGCAAACCCGTGAACCGAAACAATTTGAGTTACTTCGCCAAACTCACAAACTAGGTCATTAActtcacaaaaattaataacatagtttttttaaaaagtatttttttatttaactaaactttttttaaaaatagaccaTACATGTAATGTTGAGATATTTTTCTGATATCAACACAAtactaagatattttttttatatcataataaccatataaaaatcaaattaaaataaattatcaactcaaaatctaataaaaacatgtactataaagattaaattgaaaaaaaccaataaatataaaaacaaataccatGTTTTAGTCGTACCTTTTAACTTTATTCTTAACATAGCAGAACCAACATCTATGGCTGCCTCTATGGATTTAATTTTGGCTGTTTTGGTTAGTGTTTCTGTGATTGTTCAtagagatttaaaataaaaatgttattggaatagttttaaaatgaaaaggacGCGGggcatgatttttatattctcatCGAGATAAATGCCTTTAAGATAAAAGGCTGGATACAGGGTGtgttaaaagaatatatatgtaATTTCGAGGGGTGTAGTCAGATatgactaaaaaaactaaaaaatcaattaaataaaaaataaataaataaaaaaactgaatcataaaataaaatcgattaaaattttaaaaaaataaccaattcagttttataaacttaaaactaaaaaaacccgaACCGAATTCAAACCGAACTAAACcagttttagtttgttttttaaaaaatttaatttggttatttttttgataaaaaccaaactgaaccgaaaataatcaccttTAAGTATAACTCAACTTATtaggttttaaatttgtttaataaaaattactagtttaaattttataaatttaaggactatcaaaaatttatataatcattaattttatatctaataaaattaattaaaatacattcatttcaattcaattcaaggCTAATGGAAAAATAGAATGACGCTTGGAAACACTAACgttaataaaaaacagaaaaacgtCTCATGTTTTTTCAACCAACAATGACGTGTACTTGATAAGGGAATGACATGTCATTCGTGGATTATAAACTTGCCCGCTTCGTTTTCTGAAGGAAAAATACCCGTCACTGTAACTGTTTTTCGCACCAAATTCAAAGAGAAAACAGAGGGAGAGATCAGAAAACACGGTGCAAAAGAAAAATCCACAGAGGAAGAAAGTCTCCCATAAACCGAATGGTCGATGGAAGCTCATAATCTCTTGCTTTCCATTTCATGAAGCAACCTTCGATTGCTGAGCGGCGGGCCTTAGTAAGCAGGTGGTCTGCCAAGTGTTCGAAGAAATTCCTGAGAGCAACTGGGACACATTTATCACTTTTAAATGTTTCTTGAAATCTAATGTCCAAGGCAATGGACTGGAAGTTGACATCTATCAGTTTACACCCTATACTGCCAACGGCAAGTAATGTCTTAAAGAGCAGTAGCATGATTTTTATGGCACATTCCAGTACAAGAATCTGCTACAGAAAGATACCTAAAAACATTCGTTATCCGCGACGCTCCAAGCTTCCTCCTGATTTTGGGGTGAATTTGTTCTTGAAGAAGCCTCAAACAGATTCAGTTCAAGATCACATTGATGACTTGActgaagaggaggaggaggaaattGAAGTAAATAATGGCGAGATAGTTTGGGAATCAGAAGAGATTGAAGCAATATCATCTCTTTTTCGGGGGAGAATCCCTCAAAAACCTGGGAAACTAGGTAGAGAAAGACCTCTCCCTCTTCCTGTTCCTTACAAGTTAAGACCTTTAGGACTTCCTGCACCGAAGAAACATGTTAATAAACAGGTTTCCTTGAGTCGGGCATCTATATGCAGTCAAATTTATAAGAACCCAAGTTTTCTTATCGGTTTAGCCAAGGAGATTAAACGCCTTAGCCCAGATCAAGATGTGTCTGTAGTTCTTGATAATTGCTCTCGTTACCTGCACAAGGGGTCATTATCCTTAACAATTCGAGAGTTGGGTCATCTGGGTCTTCCTGAGAGAGCTCTGCAGACATTCTGCTGGGTTCAGAAGCAGCCTCGGCTTTTCCCTGATGATCGTGTTTTGGCTTCCACAGTTGAGGTTTTGGCAAGGAATCATGACTTGAAAGTGCCATTCAACTTGGAGAAGTTTACTAATTTGGCCAGCAGGCGAGTGATTGAAGCAATGGTTAAAGGGTTGATTAGAGGTGGTAGCTTAAAGCTTGCCTGGAAGCTTATTTCAGTTGCCAAAGATGGTAAACGAATGTTAGACCCTAGTGTGTATGCAAAGATTATACTGGAGCTGGGGAAGAACCCCGATAAACATGTGCTTGCAGAAGCCTTATTAGATGAACTTGCGGAAAGAGAAGATTTGAATTTAAGCCAGCAGGATTGTACTGCTGTAATGAAAGTTTGCATTAAGCTTGGGAAATTTGAAGCTGTGGAAAGCCTGTTTAACTGGTTTAGACAATCTGGGCATGAGCCAAGCGTAGTTATGTACACTACTCTTATTCACAGTCGTTACTCAGAGAGTAAATATAGGGAGGCGTTGGCTGTAGTTTGGGAAATGGAGGGTTCAGATTGTCTCTTTGATCTCACGGCTTATCGTGTGGTTATAAAGCTTTTTGTTGCCTTGAATGATCTGCCGAGGGCTGTAAGATATTTTTCGAAACTCAAGGAAGCAGGCCTCTCTCCGACATATGACATATACAGGAACTTGATTACACTTTATATGGTTTCTGGACGGCTGGCAAAGTGCAAGGAGGTGTGGAAGGAGGCGGAAATGGCAGGATTCAAGTTCAGCAAGGAAATGGCAGCAGGGTTGTTGCAACTCAAAAGAGAAATGAGGTTAGTTGAAACAAACACAGAGGAAACACAGACATTACCATTTTAGTGCAAGAATAAAGGAATTACTTGACAGTTAATAATTTCTGATGGTCAACTTATGAGATTTGAAACAACTCCACTGTAATTTATTGAGCACTTGAAATGAGTTTTTCaacttttatcatttaattattcatgCATAGCGGTATGCCCATTTGAACAATATTACGTGAACGCGTTGCACATGTTAGTTTGAACTTTTCTTGATGCCTGGGACATCAAATGACAAACTCTCACTTAGACTAGCTGTTAATTCTAGTTTATGGAGGTTATTTTGGCAGCTTCTCGGACCCTTCATCTACTAGTATTGCattgttcttgaaaaaaaatcgatCTTTGTGTTTTGCCCATATTCCACATATAGAATTGCGTAACTGATATAAATGATTATGATAAACCATCTGACCTGCCAACCCACATTTACAGAATGCATTAACCAAGCCGCACAAACACATGCAATTGATGAATGTGCCGCCTCTTATTTATATTCTCTTAATCAGTCCAACCATCTCCATCTCAAATCTAATTCAGCTTTTGAATGCGATAGTTCACGGTGCTTTCCTTCCAGACGTCCTTTTCAAGATAGATTTCATAAAAGCTTACTTCTCCACCTGCTCTTATGGTCAGTGCAGCAGTGCTCCTTGTGCCATAGCATCCCTGTTCGTTAGACAATAAgtattaattaatgattataagGCGAAGGTTCTCATGGAATGATTAAGTGGTAAAtcaaacatgttaatttttacCAGTGGGGTGTCTATTTCAACAAATATGGAGCTTAGATTGAATTCCCAGTCAATAGAGCAGATACCCGGCAACCTGCTTTTGTCAGCCTTAAC is drawn from Populus nigra chromosome 5, ddPopNigr1.1, whole genome shotgun sequence and contains these coding sequences:
- the LOC133693785 gene encoding pentatricopeptide repeat-containing protein At2g01860; its protein translation is MSKAMDWKLTSISLHPILPTASNVLKSSSMIFMAHSSTRICYRKIPKNIRYPRRSKLPPDFGVNLFLKKPQTDSVQDHIDDLTEEEEEEIEVNNGEIVWESEEIEAISSLFRGRIPQKPGKLGRERPLPLPVPYKLRPLGLPAPKKHVNKQVSLSRASICSQIYKNPSFLIGLAKEIKRLSPDQDVSVVLDNCSRYLHKGSLSLTIRELGHLGLPERALQTFCWVQKQPRLFPDDRVLASTVEVLARNHDLKVPFNLEKFTNLASRRVIEAMVKGLIRGGSLKLAWKLISVAKDGKRMLDPSVYAKIILELGKNPDKHVLAEALLDELAEREDLNLSQQDCTAVMKVCIKLGKFEAVESLFNWFRQSGHEPSVVMYTTLIHSRYSESKYREALAVVWEMEGSDCLFDLTAYRVVIKLFVALNDLPRAVRYFSKLKEAGLSPTYDIYRNLITLYMVSGRLAKCKEVWKEAEMAGFKFSKEMAAGLLQLKREMRGSPALHLKAHEGQEKPLE